The Dehalococcoidia bacterium region CCGTCTGCGCCCGATCGCCAGCGTGCGGCAGGAGCGGCACGAGCGCGACATCTGCGAGGGGACACGCCGCCTCGCCACGCTCAGCCTCGATCGGGTCGAATTCGACCGTGGCCAGCCTGCAATGTTTGAGCTCGAAGCCGAGCTGACGCCTGAGGGCAGCGAGGCCGATCTGGGCGCAATCGTCGCCAGCCTGCGCTCGACCGCCGAATTCACGTCTCAGGCGCGCTCCAAGCTCGAGCGGGCGCTTGCGGGCGTGCCGGGCGTGCCGGCGCTCGACCGCGCCGACGACCGGCGAGACCAGCGCACCGTCGCCATCGCCCGGACACTCACGGCGGCGATCGACCGGCCGGATTTCGCCATCGACAGGCATGAACGCCTGTTGACGGCGATTCTCGAGATTCGGGCGCAGGCACGGTCGTCGCGGCCGGACGACGCGGCGCGGGCGGCGCGTGATCTCGCCGCCGTCGCGCCGCCGCCGGGGCTGGACGCTCACGAGCACGGCGTCCTCGTCGCGGCGCTGGCGCTGCTGAGCCTGACCCGCGACGATCGCGGCCGGCGGCGAGCGCGGCGCCAGCTGCTTGCCGTCGCCGGCGCCGATCCATCGGTTTCCGCGCTCGGCGCTATGCCGCGGCGTCGGGCCCTGGCTCTCGCGGCGTTGACCGCTGCTGCCGAGGCGCTGGCCGAGCGGGAAGGGCGCGGCGGGCGGCTCAGTGCGGTCACCTCGACCGAGCGCACCACGCTGCTGAAGCTGCAATCGCCCGTGGTTGGCGAAATAGCGCACGGCGCGGAGCGCGGGGCCGCGACGCTGTGGCGCGCGGCCTTTGGCCGCCGCCTGCGCTTTCGGGCGTCCGGCGAACCGCCGCGGGGGGTCGGCCTGCGCTTCGACGCCACCCTGGCCGCGAGCGGCCGCAGCCTACTTGCCGCGCAGTTGGCTCGGCTTCGCGGCTTCGAGGCCGCACTGCGCGCCGATCCCTCGGAAGACCAGATCCACGATGCCCGCGTCGCCGTGCGCCGGCTGCGCACACTGCTGCGCGTGTTCCGCCGCGCCTACACCCGCAGGGACGTGCGGGCGATTGATGGCGGCGCGAAGCGGCTGGGCGACGCGCTGGGCGCCGTGCGCGAGCTGGACGTGCTCAGCAAGGCCCTGAGCGCGCAGGCCGCGCGGCAGCACCGGCGCGAGGGCCTGGACGATTTGCTCGCGGTCTGGCGGGCGGAACGGGAAGAGCGGCGCGCCGAACTGGCTGCCCATGTATGCGGGGCGGAGCATGTCGCCTGGCAGCAGCGCATCACGGCGTTTCTCGCTGACACTGCTGCCGGCGAGCGCGGCGCTCGACTCCTCTTCCAGGCGGCGCCGGCGCAGCTTTGGCGCAGCTACGGCGCGGTACGGGCGGCGGGGCGGGATGTGAGCGACCTTACGCTTGACGAGCTGCACGAACTGCGCAAGGTG contains the following coding sequences:
- a CDS encoding CHAD domain-containing protein — translated: METEAKFSFRDAAAFEAWLGRSRLGPFSLNRPRSVSVVDVYLDGEDFACLRGGYACRIRRQGGGLTATLKSLGDRGPAPAAGVRRRDEFEVELAVSDGASAGAAPATIDLPQWLQPEAWPGSAARTLALRLLAGARLRPIASVRQERHERDICEGTRRLATLSLDRVEFDRGQPAMFELEAELTPEGSEADLGAIVASLRSTAEFTSQARSKLERALAGVPGVPALDRADDRRDQRTVAIARTLTAAIDRPDFAIDRHERLLTAILEIRAQARSSRPDDAARAARDLAAVAPPPGLDAHEHGVLVAALALLSLTRDDRGRRRARRQLLAVAGADPSVSALGAMPRRRALALAALTAAAEALAEREGRGGRLSAVTSTERTTLLKLQSPVVGEIAHGAERGAATLWRAAFGRRLRFRASGEPPRGVGLRFDATLAASGRSLLAAQLARLRGFEAALRADPSEDQIHDARVAVRRLRTLLRVFRRAYTRRDVRAIDGGAKRLGDALGAVRELDVLSKALSAQAARQHRREGLDDLLAVWRAEREERRAELAAHVCGAEHVAWQQRITAFLADTAAGERGARLLFQAAPAQLWRSYGAVRAAGRDVSDLTLDELHELRKVVRRLRYLLEALREVLGSDAEGTIAAAVAVQDVLGELHDADVLNRRLRERLEGAARANSGNLPAGLVAVSAGIASELAARRRAFEEVWPALASRRYRRRLGRAVAAV